GATTGATTTATAAAAGATGATACTAAACAGTGTTAATTTTAAAAGAATAGTGCCAAGGTAGATGAAACCTAACTGTTCAAAAACTTTCTCTTTTGTAGAAAATATTAAAAAATTGACACAAATCACTAATGAAAAAGCAAGGTGAAATATATATACTCTTTTTAGTGAAAAAGGTAAGATGATGTTTTTTGTTTCTAAAAAGTAATTATGGAGTGAAAAACATACTAAAAAAAGAGAAAAAAATACTACAGAATATACTAGAATACTTCTAACCATTAATCTTATTTGCTTGTTTAATTAATGAATACATTGATAAAAATATGGCAACTAAAGTTACGGTTTCTGTTAAAAAAGTAGTTTCAAATTTTACATCTAACCATTCACCTAATAAAAAACCTAAATATAT
The window above is part of the Polaribacter sp. SA4-12 genome. Proteins encoded here:
- a CDS encoding DUF6168 family protein, which gives rise to MVRSILVYSVVFFSLFLVCFSLHNYFLETKNIILPFSLKRVYIFHLAFSLVICVNFLIFSTKEKVFEQLGFIYLGTILLKLTLFSIIFYKSIFAEEGLPFNTRISLFIPMIIFLITEVIFVAKILKIKQ
- a CDS encoding AtpZ/AtpI family protein, with translation MNKKESQKKPLNKAIKLSGAGLQMGLTIYLGFLLGEWLDVKFETTFLTETVTLVAIFLSMYSLIKQANKING